A window of the Polaribacter sp. HaHaR_3_91 genome harbors these coding sequences:
- a CDS encoding glycosyltransferase family 4 protein — translation MMNKRILYIGNNLSKKSKYKTSIAILSELLEKEHYQLTVVSNKTNKLIRLLDMIYKTILLRNKVDFVLMDTFSTLNFYYAYIISLICKLFSLKYIPILRGGDLPKRLIKNPVLSKTIFKNAYKNVAPSNYLKVAFKKENFNTEFIPNTIPLEDYKYLERTNIQPKLLWVRSFKHLYNPTLAIKVLLELKKKYPDAVLCMVGPFLDDSYQETVNLVQKYNLEDSVEFTGVLTKEDWHKKATEYDVFINTTNFDNTPISVIEAMALGLTIVSTNVGGMPYLIENKVDGLLVDKENVDAMTNAIIDVIEGKYPTLSKKAREKAETFDWDIIKYKWFKILK, via the coding sequence ATGATGAATAAAAGAATTTTATATATAGGCAATAATCTTTCTAAGAAATCTAAATACAAAACTTCAATAGCGATACTTTCTGAGTTATTAGAAAAAGAACATTATCAATTAACAGTAGTCTCTAATAAGACTAATAAATTAATTAGATTGTTAGATATGATCTATAAGACAATACTGTTAAGGAATAAGGTCGATTTTGTTTTGATGGATACATTTAGTACGCTAAATTTTTATTATGCTTATATCATCTCATTAATATGTAAACTATTTTCTTTAAAATATATTCCTATTCTAAGAGGAGGAGATTTGCCTAAAAGACTTATCAAAAATCCAGTATTATCAAAAACTATTTTTAAAAATGCTTATAAAAATGTAGCGCCTTCTAATTATTTAAAAGTTGCATTTAAAAAAGAGAACTTTAACACAGAATTTATTCCTAATACAATTCCTTTAGAAGACTATAAATACTTAGAAAGAACAAACATTCAGCCTAAATTATTATGGGTAAGATCTTTTAAACATTTATACAATCCAACTTTAGCGATTAAAGTACTTTTAGAATTAAAAAAGAAATACCCTGATGCAGTTCTGTGTATGGTTGGTCCATTTTTAGATGATTCATATCAAGAAACTGTAAACTTAGTTCAAAAATATAATTTAGAGGACTCTGTTGAGTTTACAGGCGTTTTAACAAAAGAAGATTGGCATAAAAAAGCTACAGAATATGATGTCTTTATAAATACTACTAATTTTGATAATACTCCGATAAGTGTGATTGAAGCAATGGCGTTAGGTTTAACTATTGTGAGTACCAATGTAGGAGGAATGCCGTATTTAATAGAAAATAAGGTAGATGGTTTACTGGTTGATAAAGAGAATGTTGATGCAATGACAAATGCTATTATTGATGTTATTGAAGGTAAATATCCAACATTATCCAAAAAGGCTAGAGAAAAAGCAGAAACATTCGATTGGGATATTATAAAGTATAAATGGTTTAAAATTTTAAAATGA
- a CDS encoding glycosyltransferase family 4 protein translates to MSKNIVIISNYYPPEMGAAANRIKNLAEGLKSKGNKVTVMCPLPNYPKGKIFEKYSGKFFVEEIVEEIIVKRYWIFPSKSKKAIVRLFSMLSFAWAFWFSIFSLVRKKPDVFIIQSPPLLVALSGLLLSKVLGCKNILNVSDIWPLSALELEVIKKGSFYSFLEKIEKINYKLADKIIGQSEEILTHIKGVVDTDFLIYRNVPNYRKYSVKEKSKGNLKIVYAGLLGYAQGILNICNEINFKEIGVELHIYGAGMEENEIKQFSEKSDNNIFFHGVKSAKEIKDEIRKFDIGFVPLKNKIYGALPSKIFELMQLGIPILYVGSGEAEEIIASKKSGLFSEPNDLKSLCKNISIFKQMDNSDYIMCSKNNINAHVNEFNLELQMEKLQHFINLN, encoded by the coding sequence GTGAGTAAAAATATTGTCATTATTTCTAATTATTATCCTCCAGAAATGGGGGCAGCTGCCAATCGAATTAAAAATTTAGCAGAAGGCTTAAAAAGTAAAGGGAATAAGGTTACTGTTATGTGCCCATTGCCTAATTACCCGAAAGGTAAAATTTTTGAAAAATATAGCGGAAAGTTTTTTGTAGAAGAAATAGTAGAAGAGATTATTGTAAAAAGATATTGGATATTTCCTTCTAAATCAAAAAAAGCAATTGTACGCTTATTTAGTATGTTATCATTTGCTTGGGCTTTTTGGTTTTCCATTTTTAGTTTAGTAAGAAAAAAACCAGATGTTTTTATTATTCAGTCTCCACCATTATTAGTTGCGCTATCTGGCTTACTTTTGAGTAAGGTTTTAGGATGTAAAAATATTTTAAATGTTTCTGATATTTGGCCTTTGTCGGCTTTAGAGTTAGAGGTGATTAAAAAAGGGAGCTTTTATAGCTTTTTAGAAAAAATTGAAAAAATAAATTATAAATTAGCTGATAAGATTATAGGACAATCCGAAGAAATATTAACGCATATAAAGGGAGTTGTTGATACAGATTTTTTAATTTATAGAAATGTACCTAATTACAGAAAGTATTCGGTTAAGGAAAAAAGCAAGGGCAATTTAAAAATTGTCTATGCAGGCTTATTAGGTTATGCACAAGGTATTTTAAATATTTGTAATGAAATAAATTTTAAAGAAATTGGTGTAGAATTACATATTTATGGTGCAGGAATGGAAGAAAATGAAATTAAGCAGTTTTCAGAAAAATCTGATAACAATATTTTTTTTCATGGAGTAAAATCGGCCAAAGAAATTAAAGATGAAATAAGAAAATTCGATATTGGTTTTGTTCCTTTAAAAAATAAAATTTATGGAGCTCTACCTTCTAAAATATTTGAATTAATGCAATTAGGTATTCCTATTTTATATGTAGGTTCTGGTGAAGCAGAAGAGATTATTGCTTCTAAAAAATCTGGCTTATTTTCTGAGCCCAACGATCTTAAAAGCTTATGTAAAAACATTTCTATTTTTAAACAAATGGATAATAGTGATTATATTATGTGTTCTAAAAATAACATTAATGCTCACGTAAATGAATTTAACTTAGAGTTACAAATGGAGAAACTTCAACATTTTATAAACTTAAATTAA